A DNA window from Vagococcus penaei contains the following coding sequences:
- a CDS encoding flagellar hook-basal body protein translates to MIRSMDTLRNSLDILQKRQENISGNVANTNTPGYRAQGMTQRTKDAVPMFNFQGGPNLDEQNNIGNFVFGNELDLVYQKTEQGGIKQTQRKTDFSIVGDGFFNIQLDNGQTVYTRNGNFTVNEQNQLVTQQGFLVLGQNGQPIDATTINQAPPAFQLTRFNNPEAMQSVGQTLYVSGEDGMVDTQSVTSQNSLEGSNVNMVDQMTQLIEMARQFETNQKALHASDETLGYATTQIGRV, encoded by the coding sequence ATGATTCGAAGTATGGATACCTTGCGTAATAGTTTAGATATTTTACAAAAACGCCAAGAAAATATCAGTGGTAATGTGGCAAACACCAATACTCCAGGTTATCGCGCACAAGGCATGACACAACGGACGAAAGACGCAGTACCGATGTTTAATTTTCAAGGTGGTCCCAATTTAGATGAACAAAATAATATTGGTAATTTTGTTTTTGGGAATGAACTTGACTTGGTTTACCAAAAGACTGAGCAAGGTGGCATTAAACAGACACAACGTAAAACTGATTTCTCAATTGTTGGTGATGGTTTTTTTAATATTCAATTAGATAATGGTCAGACAGTCTACACACGGAATGGAAATTTTACGGTTAATGAGCAAAATCAGTTGGTGACACAACAAGGATTTCTTGTGCTAGGTCAAAATGGACAACCGATTGATGCCACAACAATTAATCAAGCGCCACCTGCCTTTCAGCTAACACGTTTCAATAATCCGGAAGCCATGCAAAGTGTAGGTCAAACTCTTTACGTGTCAGGTGAAGATGGGATGGTTGATACTCAAAGTGTGACTAGTCAAAATTCATTAGAAGGATCTAACGTTAATATGGTGGACCAAATGACACAATTAATTGAAATGGCTAGACAGTTTGAAACAAATCAAAAAGCTTTACACGCATCGGATGAGACGCTAGGTTATGCGACAACTCAAATTGGCCGTGTATAG
- a CDS encoding flagellar hook-basal body protein, which translates to MTVNTSLYISQSGLNGLQKNLDITANNIANVNTIGFKQKDGAFQELLVNNLEPTEVPMTAGLVGNTNRGLQVDQNNINFAQGGLTETKQPFDLALAGDGFFSVTGRNGERLLTRDGAFSLDNSGELQLASGEKLDVNYLVPAREWPQGGKPFIGTNGMIVISGQTVGQIPVFTVDNPSQLVATGDNKYRIPDGLNVVQAQNPQINQGFLENSTVDLASSMTDMIVTQRAYSMNAKVLQATDEMMQRINEFKK; encoded by the coding sequence ATGACAGTCAATACTTCATTATATATTAGTCAATCTGGATTAAATGGTTTACAAAAGAATTTAGATATTACGGCTAACAATATTGCAAATGTTAATACAATTGGATTTAAACAAAAAGATGGAGCTTTTCAAGAGTTATTAGTTAACAATTTGGAACCCACAGAAGTCCCGATGACGGCTGGTTTAGTTGGTAATACTAATCGTGGTTTGCAAGTTGATCAAAACAATATCAATTTTGCTCAAGGTGGGTTAACCGAAACCAAGCAACCATTTGACTTAGCTTTAGCTGGTGACGGATTTTTTAGTGTAACTGGACGTAATGGTGAACGATTATTAACGCGAGATGGGGCTTTTTCACTTGATAATAGTGGTGAACTACAACTAGCTAGCGGTGAAAAATTAGATGTTAACTACTTAGTTCCAGCGCGCGAATGGCCACAGGGAGGCAAACCGTTTATTGGCACGAATGGGATGATTGTTATTAGTGGTCAAACTGTTGGTCAAATCCCGGTCTTCACAGTAGATAATCCTAGTCAATTAGTAGCAACTGGTGATAATAAATATCGGATACCAGATGGTTTGAATGTCGTACAAGCACAAAACCCACAAATTAATCAAGGATTTTTAGAAAATTCGACAGTTGATTTAGCGAGTTCAATGACGGATATGATTGTGACACAACGTGCCTATTCAATGAATGCTAAAGTGTTACAAGCGACAGATGAGATGATGCAACGAATTAACGAATTTAAGAAGTAA
- a CDS encoding methyl-accepting chemotaxis protein: MKKNKNRQKSLGPKIIITVLVMTILPVLVTLGINLNLMTKLVSERVQVEEKNKVDEMYNTIKNVEDSVANTVKMISVQPSLKQPITKVADREKIRDILEVTQKANPNIVELYFAPSKQDLISSLSRDNPESQYSQRPWYKAAIANPDKLNWSKPIKDMNSGEMVLMVSQAIKVNGKILGVLSADMNFPRISQMIQTTKIGRTGRVILSTMDGTILASPLKKEIGEDISSYSEYKQIMKKGNSGYVESKGVGEIYFRKNSHGMLIQSVVEPNELRADQKQILTNSIYVLVLIVVISIIFAILLGRIVVQIAQTLVNAFQRASEGDLTAEIKSFKGDSDDKLKWLIKIPGMKKLIGDGSIKEDGHEIHRIVTAYNRMIFGFGRLIEGIQMESDRISEMTVSLAEISKQTNSATEEVSETITGIAQATSSQAIDAENTVSEMNQLGETIDVIHQSAVEMTNGATRATELNTNNSQLMEDVHENWEIERAKLGELAENMTNMNREIQNINQIIKVITDISSQTNLLALNASIEAARAGEAGRGFAVVADEVRKLAEQSATSTKDIEQIINKIQEKSISMVEQVSDSYEGGVKQTEIINGAIESTNDVSAKFEEIILEINSIDQLIASVQSQKDTVLFAVENISASTEENSAGTEEVSANAEEILATMEEFTNNIAELEKITEILNLQANSFKIK, from the coding sequence ATGAAAAAGAACAAGAATAGACAGAAGTCCTTAGGGCCAAAGATTATTATTACGGTTTTAGTAATGACGATTTTACCTGTTTTAGTGACGTTGGGAATAAATTTGAATTTAATGACTAAGTTAGTTAGTGAGCGGGTTCAGGTAGAAGAAAAAAATAAAGTAGATGAAATGTATAATACAATTAAAAACGTAGAAGATAGCGTCGCTAATACTGTTAAGATGATATCGGTACAACCATCCTTGAAGCAACCAATTACAAAGGTAGCAGATCGTGAAAAAATTCGTGATATTCTAGAAGTAACACAAAAAGCAAATCCAAATATTGTTGAACTTTATTTTGCACCAAGTAAACAAGATTTGATATCTAGCTTATCACGTGATAATCCTGAATCACAATATTCACAGCGTCCCTGGTATAAAGCAGCTATTGCTAATCCCGACAAGTTGAATTGGTCTAAACCCATAAAAGATATGAATTCAGGTGAAATGGTATTAATGGTATCGCAGGCAATAAAAGTAAATGGGAAAATTCTTGGTGTACTATCAGCTGACATGAATTTTCCTCGTATTTCACAAATGATTCAAACAACTAAAATTGGTCGGACGGGTCGTGTTATTCTATCGACAATGGATGGTACAATTTTAGCTTCACCATTAAAGAAGGAAATTGGTGAAGATATCAGTAGTTACAGTGAGTATAAACAAATTATGAAGAAAGGTAACTCTGGTTATGTTGAATCTAAAGGTGTTGGCGAAATTTACTTTAGAAAAAATTCTCATGGTATGCTAATTCAATCTGTTGTTGAACCGAATGAATTAAGAGCTGATCAAAAGCAAATCTTAACTAATTCAATATATGTTTTAGTATTAATTGTGGTAATTTCTATTATTTTCGCCATTTTATTAGGACGTATTGTAGTCCAAATTGCGCAAACCTTAGTAAATGCTTTCCAAAGAGCCAGTGAAGGTGACTTAACAGCTGAAATCAAGAGTTTCAAAGGTGATTCTGACGATAAATTAAAATGGTTAATCAAAATTCCTGGTATGAAAAAACTGATTGGGGATGGTTCAATCAAAGAAGATGGTCATGAAATTCATCGTATTGTGACAGCTTATAACCGTATGATTTTTGGTTTTGGTCGATTAATTGAAGGAATTCAAATGGAGAGCGATCGCATTTCAGAAATGACCGTTTCCCTAGCTGAAATTTCTAAACAAACTAATTCAGCAACTGAAGAAGTATCAGAGACGATTACAGGAATTGCACAAGCGACAAGCTCGCAAGCAATCGATGCGGAAAATACAGTTAGCGAAATGAATCAATTAGGTGAAACAATTGACGTGATTCATCAGTCAGCAGTCGAAATGACTAATGGTGCCACGAGAGCTACTGAATTAAATACTAATAATTCACAATTAATGGAAGATGTCCATGAAAATTGGGAAATTGAACGCGCTAAATTGGGTGAACTAGCGGAAAACATGACCAACATGAACCGCGAGATTCAAAATATCAATCAAATCATCAAAGTGATTACTGATATTTCGTCACAAACTAATTTATTAGCTCTTAACGCTTCAATTGAAGCAGCCCGTGCTGGTGAAGCTGGTCGTGGTTTTGCGGTTGTCGCTGATGAAGTTCGTAAGCTAGCAGAACAAAGTGCAACTTCAACGAAAGATATTGAACAAATTATTAATAAAATTCAAGAAAAATCAATTAGTATGGTTGAACAAGTTAGTGATTCTTATGAAGGTGGCGTGAAACAAACAGAAATTATTAATGGCGCAATTGAATCAACTAACGATGTTTCTGCTAAATTTGAAGAAATTATTTTAGAAATTAATAGTATCGATCAATTGATTGCGAGTGTGCAATCACAAAAAGATACAGTCTTATTCGCTGTTGAAAATATTTCAGCTTCCACTGAAGAAAACTCAGCCGGTACAGAAGAAGTTTCGGCAAATGCAGAAGAAATTCTAGCAACAATGGAAGAATTTACAAATAATATTGCAGAATTAGAAAAAATTACTGAAATTCTAAATCTCCAAGCGAATAGTTTTAAAATTAAATAA
- a CDS encoding response regulator: protein MSKKVLIVDDAVFMRMKLKDILEKNGYVVVGEAQNGLEAIDKYKATNPDIVTMDITMPEMDGIESLKEIKAIDPNAKVLMCSAMGQQGMVMDAIRAGALDFIVKPFDTDRVIKALDKVSV, encoded by the coding sequence ATGTCAAAAAAAGTCTTAATTGTAGATGATGCGGTATTCATGAGAATGAAGTTAAAGGATATCTTAGAAAAAAATGGCTATGTCGTTGTTGGTGAAGCTCAAAACGGATTAGAAGCAATCGATAAATACAAAGCGACAAATCCTGATATTGTGACGATGGATATTACCATGCCTGAGATGGATGGAATTGAGTCATTAAAAGAAATTAAAGCGATTGATCCTAATGCAAAAGTCTTAATGTGTAGTGCTATGGGACAGCAAGGAATGGTCATGGATGCGATTCGTGCTGGCGCGCTTGATTTTATTGTAAAACCATTTGATACTGACCGAGTAATCAAAGCATTAGACAAGGTTTCAGTCTAG
- a CDS encoding chemotaxis protein CheA, with product MDDNSQYRELFFEETDDHLENLNDAILELENYPERTDLVDSIFRSAHTLKGMAATMGYETMTKLTHRMENIFQLFKDGTLLVTADSISLILDCLDKLSAIVDDLRDEIETDMSSITDLLARLKELEITNTTSQQIDTPVDNATKKVAPMEVRFKELSETDKMLITQAAEKEFISLGIMIRLEADCMMKGARAYLLQNQLEQLGEIIHSEPGTDLIEAGDFETDFTLLFLTQDTPSKVNEVLQDNPDVEAIKIEVMTDDTLNDFIPSDDVALEELPQLMSPEISQPVTTKDNNKPDELPKATAKPAKGKAEHHQSHQSIKVDLGRLDSFMNLVSELVVYRTRLENLSKQYDATEIQDPLAHVGRITTELQELVLKIRMQQVSVVTNRFPRMVRDLSKDLGKEMELIIEGDETELDRTVVSELSEPLIHLIRNSADHGIESLERRRELGKPDVGTIKLTAYQQGNRVIITLSDDGKGLNPVLIAESARRKGLDVDGLTDKELLHIIFHPGFSTAQKVTNVSGRGVGMDVVHSKIESLGGTIELSSEIDKGTITTINLPLTLSIIQSLMVKVSGQTFALPLGVIEKVIAINEEEIVETFDQEIYMYRGKATPVIRLNDVLGISDRHKDIHPHLIMVLLGKKYFALLVDELIGQQEIVIKKLGNELKHLTKYLGATILGNGDIILILDSHMICNEGSVSVNG from the coding sequence GTGGACGACAACAGTCAATATCGAGAACTCTTTTTTGAGGAAACAGATGACCATTTAGAAAACTTAAATGATGCAATTTTAGAATTAGAAAATTATCCAGAGCGTACAGATTTAGTTGATAGTATTTTTCGTTCGGCTCATACATTAAAAGGAATGGCTGCCACAATGGGATACGAAACCATGACCAAATTAACTCATCGTATGGAAAATATTTTTCAATTATTTAAGGACGGTACTTTGCTCGTTACAGCCGATTCGATTTCTTTAATTTTAGACTGTTTGGATAAATTAAGTGCCATTGTCGATGATTTAAGAGATGAAATTGAAACAGATATGTCATCAATTACGGACTTATTGGCTCGGCTGAAGGAGTTAGAGATTACTAACACAACTAGCCAACAGATAGACACTCCTGTTGATAACGCTACTAAAAAAGTGGCTCCAATGGAAGTCAGATTTAAAGAATTGTCCGAAACTGATAAAATGTTAATCACACAAGCTGCTGAAAAAGAATTTATTAGTCTGGGAATTATGATTCGTTTAGAAGCGGACTGTATGATGAAAGGTGCTAGAGCCTACCTCTTACAAAATCAATTAGAACAACTAGGTGAAATTATTCATAGTGAGCCTGGTACGGATTTAATTGAAGCGGGTGACTTTGAAACAGATTTTACGCTACTCTTTTTAACGCAAGATACACCAAGTAAAGTTAATGAAGTATTACAAGATAATCCAGATGTTGAAGCAATTAAGATAGAAGTTATGACCGACGATACGTTAAACGACTTTATTCCATCAGATGATGTAGCGCTTGAGGAATTACCTCAACTCATGTCTCCAGAAATATCGCAGCCGGTTACTACAAAAGATAATAACAAACCTGATGAACTACCAAAAGCAACAGCTAAACCCGCAAAGGGGAAGGCGGAGCATCATCAAAGTCATCAGAGTATTAAGGTTGATTTAGGGCGTCTGGACTCATTTATGAATTTAGTATCTGAGTTAGTCGTGTACCGAACCCGTTTAGAAAATTTAAGTAAACAATATGACGCGACAGAAATTCAAGACCCATTGGCACACGTTGGACGAATTACAACCGAATTACAAGAACTCGTCTTAAAAATTCGGATGCAGCAAGTCAGTGTTGTCACCAATCGATTCCCAAGAATGGTGCGCGATTTGTCGAAAGATCTCGGTAAGGAAATGGAATTGATTATAGAAGGTGATGAAACTGAGTTAGATAGAACAGTAGTTTCTGAGTTGAGCGAGCCATTGATTCATCTAATCCGTAACTCTGCTGACCATGGAATTGAAAGCTTAGAACGCCGTCGCGAATTGGGTAAACCAGATGTTGGGACCATTAAATTAACAGCTTATCAGCAGGGTAATCGGGTAATTATTACTCTTTCTGATGATGGAAAAGGGTTAAATCCTGTATTAATAGCTGAGAGTGCTCGTCGTAAGGGACTGGACGTGGATGGTTTAACCGATAAAGAATTATTGCATATTATTTTTCACCCAGGTTTTTCAACTGCCCAAAAAGTAACAAATGTATCTGGTCGTGGTGTTGGAATGGACGTTGTTCACTCTAAAATTGAAAGTCTTGGAGGCACGATTGAATTAAGTAGTGAAATTGATAAAGGAACAATAACGACTATTAACTTACCTCTAACTTTATCGATTATTCAATCATTGATGGTTAAAGTCTCAGGACAAACCTTTGCTCTACCACTAGGAGTAATTGAAAAGGTTATTGCGATTAATGAAGAAGAGATTGTTGAAACATTTGACCAAGAAATTTATATGTATCGTGGAAAAGCCACGCCTGTCATCCGATTAAACGATGTCTTAGGTATTTCAGATCGACATAAAGATATTCATCCACATTTAATTATGGTGCTATTAGGCAAAAAATATTTTGCACTGCTAGTTGATGAATTAATCGGGCAACAAGAAATTGTCATCAAAAAGTTGGGTAATGAGTTGAAACACTTAACAAAATATTTAGGCGCAACTATTCTTGGAAATGGTGATATTATTTTAATTTTAGATAGTCACATGATTTGTAATGAAGGTAGCGTGAGTGTCAATGGATAA
- a CDS encoding chemotaxis protein CheW, which translates to MRKQIVFISHNQKFCLPIEQIEKIIQWEEPTKVLQHDAFILGVIKYNNQVLPVIDLAECFFLTLSPITSDSKYIITNLAGDLLCLLVDDIQGIVDFDDNQFEHVSEESLIEKEFIASFVKTPDAIITELDLTAIKTLKDSQNLVADDGLDDVEMAES; encoded by the coding sequence ATGAGAAAACAAATCGTTTTTATTAGCCACAACCAAAAATTTTGTTTGCCCATTGAACAAATTGAAAAAATTATTCAGTGGGAAGAACCAACAAAAGTATTACAACATGATGCGTTTATTTTAGGTGTGATTAAGTATAATAATCAAGTACTTCCAGTCATTGATTTGGCTGAGTGTTTTTTTCTAACATTAAGTCCTATAACTTCTGACAGTAAGTATATTATTACTAATTTAGCGGGTGATTTACTTTGCTTACTAGTCGATGACATTCAAGGGATTGTTGATTTTGATGATAATCAATTTGAACACGTTTCGGAAGAATCATTGATTGAAAAAGAATTTATTGCATCATTTGTCAAAACACCGGACGCAATTATCACAGAATTAGACTTGACAGCAATTAAAACGTTAAAAGATAGTCAGAATTTAGTTGCAGATGATGGGCTAGATGATGTAGAAATGGCGGAAAGTTAA
- a CDS encoding ATP-binding cassette domain-containing protein: MIIMKNVYKKYETTHEEWALKQINCQINQGEFVYLVGSSGAGKSTFLKLLTVEEQITKGLIQIGNTDLSKLAPRRIHLYRRQIGIVKQDFLLMEQKTVFENIAYVLRALDVRSKDIKYLVEQVLEQVGMSHAKKLYPHELSQGQQQKVAIARSIVNQPKLLLVDEPTANLDDKSAVDVSRIFFSLINKERQL; encoded by the coding sequence ATGATAATAATGAAAAATGTCTATAAAAAATATGAAACAACTCATGAGGAATGGGCGCTAAAGCAGATTAATTGCCAGATTAATCAAGGGGAATTTGTTTATTTAGTTGGTTCAAGTGGTGCAGGAAAATCGACATTTTTAAAATTATTAACTGTTGAAGAACAGATAACTAAGGGCTTAATTCAAATTGGTAATACGGATTTGTCAAAATTAGCACCTAGAAGAATTCACTTATACCGAAGACAAATAGGGATTGTTAAGCAAGACTTTTTGCTAATGGAACAAAAGACGGTGTTTGAAAATATTGCTTATGTTCTTCGTGCGTTAGATGTCCGTTCTAAAGACATTAAATACTTGGTGGAGCAAGTATTGGAACAAGTTGGTATGAGTCACGCAAAAAAATTGTACCCACATGAATTATCACAAGGACAACAGCAAAAGGTTGCTATTGCTCGCTCGATTGTCAATCAGCCTAAATTATTATTAGTCGATGAGCCAACAGCTAACCTTGATGATAAATCGGCTGTTGACGTCTCACGAATTTTTTTCAGCTTAATCAACAAGGAACGACAATTGTAA
- a CDS encoding chemotaxis protein CheC — MDNGYTDLQLDVLKELINIGGGNAATSISQLIEQPVNMLVPLIEILPYDVLYDQIMSEDEPVYAIINQVFGDARGVFLFSMTNKSASQITQMMIPDDISLTDDLKESAVKELVNIIVNSFLTALNKELNCHLVSSVPMLTVDMFGSVISSLYMELGQYDDQVMILKNEFIYLGDKIDASLYFIPNEGVLEKLFKLLGL; from the coding sequence ATGGATAATGGCTACACAGACTTACAGTTAGATGTTTTAAAAGAGTTAATTAACATTGGTGGTGGTAATGCTGCTACAAGTATTTCACAATTAATCGAGCAACCAGTTAATATGCTCGTACCCTTGATTGAAATTTTGCCATATGACGTATTATATGACCAAATTATGTCTGAAGATGAGCCGGTTTATGCTATAATTAATCAAGTATTTGGTGATGCAAGAGGCGTATTTTTATTTTCAATGACAAATAAATCAGCAAGCCAAATAACACAAATGATGATTCCAGATGACATTAGTTTAACGGATGACTTAAAAGAGTCAGCAGTTAAAGAGTTAGTTAATATTATTGTGAATTCATTTTTAACAGCATTAAACAAAGAGTTAAACTGCCATCTCGTTTCTTCTGTCCCAATGTTGACAGTGGATATGTTTGGTTCAGTAATTAGTAGCTTGTATATGGAGTTAGGCCAATATGACGATCAAGTCATGATTTTAAAAAATGAATTTATTTATTTAGGCGATAAAATCGATGCGTCATTGTATTTTATCCCAAATGAAGGTGTATTAGAAAAATTATTTAAACTACTAGGATTATAG
- a CDS encoding chemotaxis protein CheW produces MQLIVFTKKNKYFGIKTENVSEIISATKCYLVPEAPEWVEGLINLRGSIVTLVNFSKFLNEEDTEQHDNIIIIQKDSEKIGLLVEGIVGVADIDPETIQQLHTTSDEPSIFLGLVPVEDKMTNIIDIMTIFAENEGSN; encoded by the coding sequence ATGCAATTAATTGTTTTTACTAAAAAGAACAAATATTTTGGTATCAAGACTGAAAATGTCAGTGAAATTATCTCCGCAACTAAGTGTTATTTAGTACCTGAAGCTCCAGAATGGGTTGAAGGCCTGATTAATTTGCGTGGCTCAATTGTCACACTAGTTAATTTTTCAAAGTTTTTGAATGAGGAAGATACTGAACAACATGATAATATTATCATTATCCAAAAAGACAGTGAAAAGATTGGGTTGTTAGTAGAAGGAATTGTGGGTGTTGCCGATATTGATCCTGAAACAATTCAGCAGTTACACACTACCAGTGACGAACCAAGCATTTTCTTAGGCTTAGTGCCAGTTGAAGATAAAATGACTAATATTATTGATATTATGACCATATTTGCAGAAAATGAGGGATCCAATTGA
- a CDS encoding CheR family methyltransferase codes for MEIEFTHFYEWVKFNLGIDLFAYKEKQLQRRILTIMKTTGATNLKEYSQLIKNNKQIRQEFLDYITINVTEFFRNPELFLDLEQLIKLDLLPEFKELKIWSAACSIGCEPYSLGIMTQREKIPLKTTILATDIDLTILKKAKAGIYKANELKNVKPHDLVTYFSERDEQYHINSAIKQLVHFKQHDLLQDKYGKDFHLIVCRNVTIYFKPEARDAIYRKFNDALVMGGIFFTGATETISNPETFGFKKLSTFMYQKIS; via the coding sequence ATGGAGATAGAATTTACGCATTTTTATGAATGGGTCAAATTTAATTTAGGTATCGACCTATTCGCATATAAAGAAAAACAACTGCAACGACGTATTTTAACGATTATGAAAACAACAGGTGCGACAAATCTAAAAGAGTACAGTCAGTTAATTAAAAACAATAAACAAATTCGACAAGAATTCTTGGATTATATTACGATTAATGTAACAGAATTTTTTAGAAATCCAGAGTTATTTTTAGACCTTGAACAACTGATTAAATTAGATTTATTACCTGAATTTAAGGAACTAAAAATTTGGAGTGCTGCTTGTTCAATCGGTTGTGAACCCTATTCGCTAGGAATTATGACTCAAAGAGAAAAAATTCCCTTGAAAACGACTATTTTGGCAACAGATATTGATTTGACAATTTTAAAAAAAGCTAAAGCTGGTATCTATAAAGCCAATGAGTTAAAAAATGTTAAACCTCACGATTTAGTAACTTACTTCTCAGAGAGGGATGAGCAATATCACATTAACTCAGCTATCAAACAGCTAGTTCATTTCAAACAACATGATTTACTCCAAGACAAATATGGTAAGGATTTTCATCTAATCGTTTGCCGTAATGTCACAATTTATTTTAAACCTGAAGCACGTGATGCCATCTATCGTAAGTTTAATGACGCACTGGTGATGGGAGGAATCTTCTTTACTGGTGCCACTGAAACAATAAGTAACCCAGAAACTTTTGGGTTCAAAAAGTTATCAACGTTTATGTATCAAAAAATAAGTTAA
- a CDS encoding protein-glutamate methylesterase/protein-glutamine glutaminase gives MSIRVVVVDDSAFMRKIISDKISQIKGIDVCGIARDGQSALKMIEKQQPDVITLDIEMPGLNGLETLKIIKERFNIPVIMLSSHSGEDMTITSLELGAMDFIEKPQNLLKIEADFVAELELKIKSISKANVLLTETKSVQSPLTDNNEAVFPKKIRAIVIGASTGGPRALMQLIKYIPADLRIPILIVQHMPAGFTTSFSKRLNQEAQVPVVEAVDSELIQGGKVYIAPGNHHLRLEDGRIKLGSPEEAKVHGVRPAVDYLFETAAQCYQKELVGIILTGMGNDGTAGLRVIKELGGYTIAQDQKSSVVFGMPRRAIESHVIDEIGNLEEIGERLNWMIRVKQWR, from the coding sequence ATGTCAATTCGAGTAGTTGTCGTCGATGATTCGGCATTTATGCGGAAAATAATATCAGATAAAATTAGTCAGATAAAAGGGATAGACGTTTGCGGAATTGCTCGTGATGGTCAAAGCGCATTAAAGATGATTGAAAAGCAACAACCTGATGTCATCACGCTAGACATTGAAATGCCAGGTTTAAATGGTTTAGAAACTTTAAAAATTATTAAAGAACGCTTCAATATTCCTGTCATTATGCTTAGTTCGCATTCTGGAGAAGACATGACGATTACTTCATTAGAACTAGGGGCGATGGATTTTATTGAAAAACCACAGAATTTATTAAAAATTGAAGCAGATTTTGTTGCAGAGTTAGAATTGAAGATAAAATCAATCAGTAAAGCAAATGTCCTATTGACCGAGACCAAATCAGTTCAGAGTCCATTAACTGATAATAATGAGGCGGTATTTCCAAAAAAAATTCGTGCGATTGTGATTGGAGCATCTACTGGAGGGCCACGCGCATTGATGCAACTGATTAAATATATTCCTGCAGATTTACGCATTCCCATACTGATTGTCCAACACATGCCGGCGGGTTTTACAACATCTTTCTCAAAGCGTCTTAATCAAGAAGCGCAAGTTCCAGTTGTTGAGGCTGTTGATAGCGAACTCATTCAAGGTGGTAAGGTCTATATTGCGCCGGGCAATCATCACTTGAGACTTGAGGATGGTCGAATTAAGTTAGGTAGTCCAGAAGAAGCTAAAGTTCATGGTGTGAGGCCTGCAGTAGATTATTTATTTGAAACTGCTGCACAGTGCTATCAAAAAGAATTAGTTGGCATTATTTTGACAGGTATGGGTAATGATGGAACGGCAGGTTTACGAGTCATCAAAGAGTTAGGTGGTTACACAATCGCACAAGATCAAAAAAGTTCTGTCGTATTTGGTATGCCACGTCGTGCGATTGAAAGTCATGTGATTGATGAGATTGGTAACTTAGAAGAAATAGGTGAGCGATTGAATTGGATGATAAGGGTGAAACAATGGAGATAG
- a CDS encoding chemotaxis protein CheD: MPEVKKVGISDYQIAQAPDSLQTLGLGSCVAVFIYDKHKKIGGLSHIMLPNSHLFKGRAEIKVEKFADLALPKMVTELKENYGCTRLVAKIAGGANMFSFNQGAQTQNIGERNVIAVQTALKDLKIPLLASHVGGTMGRSFFANLEDLTVTVKMVNREIIEL, from the coding sequence ATGCCAGAAGTAAAAAAAGTTGGGATTTCAGATTATCAAATTGCACAAGCACCTGATAGTCTCCAGACGTTGGGCTTAGGCTCTTGTGTCGCAGTTTTTATCTACGATAAGCATAAAAAAATCGGTGGCTTGAGTCATATTATGCTACCAAATAGTCACTTGTTTAAAGGTCGAGCAGAAATTAAAGTGGAAAAATTTGCAGATTTGGCTTTACCCAAGATGGTTACTGAATTAAAGGAAAACTATGGTTGTACTCGTCTTGTTGCTAAAATTGCTGGCGGTGCGAATATGTTTAGTTTCAATCAAGGTGCTCAAACACAAAATATTGGTGAACGAAATGTCATTGCTGTGCAAACTGCACTAAAAGATTTGAAAATACCCTTATTAGCTAGTCACGTAGGAGGTACAATGGGTCGATCATTTTTTGCTAACTTAGAGGACCTAACAGTGACTGTCAAAATGGTTAACCGAGAAATTATTGAATTATAA